A window of Alphaproteobacteria bacterium genomic DNA:
AGGACGGCATTGACACGTTAAGTCGGTGGCCGAAGCGGTCAGGGGCCGCTACGGTCTCTGGATGATCCAAATATCCTTCAAGCGACATCGGTTTTCGCCGGAGATTATCCAGCACGCGGTCTGGCTTTACGCTCGGTTCACCCTGTCGTTTCGTGATGTCGAGGACCTGCTGGCCGAACGTGGCATTGATGTATCTAACGAGACCGTAAGACGCTGGTTCCTGAAATTCGGCCGATTGGTCGCCGTCAATCTTCGCCGCGGCCGTCCGCGCGCCAGTGCGCGCTGGCACCTCGACGAGATGGTTATCAAGATCCGTGGCCGGAAACATTGGCTGTGGCGGGCGGTCGATGACGAGGGCGAGGTGCTTGACTTCCTAGTCCAGCCACGGCGCTGCGCTCGATCGGCCCAGAGACTGTTGCGAAAGCTGTTGAAGAAGCAGGGCTTTGCGCCGAAGCGGATCATCACGGACAAGCTCAAATCCTATGTCGTCGCCATCCGTAAAGAGCGGCTGTCCGTGGTCCATGATCAGGGATTGCGGGCAAACAATCGCGCTGAAAACTCGCACCAGCCGGTTCGACGACGCGAACGAAAACAGCAGCGGTTTAAGTCGCCGGGATCCGCCCAACGGTTCCTGTCGATCCACGCCGCCGTCTACAACGCCTTTTACGTCCAACGCCATCTTCTGCACCGCCGATTCTTTAAACAGTTTCGAGCCGAGACGTTCTCTGTCTGGAATCAAAGTTGGCTTGCGGTCTGATTTGGATCACGATCGAATTCTGGAGACCGTGGCAGTTAACGTGTCAATGCCCTAGCAGGTGCAAAGCGACGGATTGGTTTGGGTCGTTCTGCAGTATTTGTTGGTAGATATTTTCTGCCTGAGACAG
This region includes:
- a CDS encoding IS6 family transposase, with product MIQISFKRHRFSPEIIQHAVWLYARFTLSFRDVEDLLAERGIDVSNETVRRWFLKFGRLVAVNLRRGRPRASARWHLDEMVIKIRGRKHWLWRAVDDEGEVLDFLVQPRRCARSAQRLLRKLLKKQGFAPKRIITDKLKSYVVAIRKERLSVVHDQGLRANNRAENSHQPVRRRERKQQRFKSPGSAQRFLSIHAAVYNAFYVQRHLLHRRFFKQFRAETFSVWNQSWLAV